A stretch of Imperialibacter roseus DNA encodes these proteins:
- a CDS encoding CHAT domain-containing protein: MKNSFKHLLSLIVFLILAGPNGDVFAQNWPKLFKKANDSYAVGDYPKAKKSAGKIVKKTTKKLGAENKYLASALVLEAQIDWAAGLHKDMADKISRGVAMSAKVNGETSVDHGLLLYEAAHVWADYGHFVNAQDLLTKARAVLEASGASNDEMKIKLALLQTRILKGKGFYADVVKYINGNLASTQTAYQSAAGKELIASLKGAYGELLMHKADAFRLMGDYIRSDSAFIFTQQWIGKELGKNPLIYSQTLYLNAKLLEENGIDPSALPALYEDALKNTMRIHSASHIARLDMMESLIRSYWRIDNYSKTSNNTNQFRAILNKSFDKESLNRARLETLPMDINAPSTKVFGQEKDAASKAYGNLYPEIHPERRRILEFAYRAAQLNNNAENAEKYLLDILKIEKDMLGADAPEYHLSRVMQANYLVEYSDKFAEAKKIYDESFHGVIEKEFSQGHVEYVNILNHLAQFYEENDDFSNASKTLDKALNVSRVKYDNKDVNYGVELDKIASLQMNIGEYEKAEKNIQEATNILAKPSSLEETLHYTNLLTTKARLMVIQGLYDEAEGLLFESERIKIKSGLNRLGSAGQNTEDLAELYYHLGRYSDATDLVDKYLKNTEKQFGATSRHLLRPLVLKAQLKLAAGEYTDAESFARRSLNIATAVFPASSSKLASSLITLSRLYTTIGDYEKAEQFISQAIANQEKQFGRGHVDVGRSLAQLGMIKFYDGASFKQQQDLLVEAEKIVGTKLGSKNPLYAEVLKDLATVSIYAGEYDISLQYLEEAWTIWKDRIGKRNNVNAAVVNTLKGDIQYQKRQYDRADNFYQDALKTYAKFFSTSHPEYVKVLSKLAKTYYMNGDIRKAQNTIEETLGNYQEFIKTYFPALSEREKAKFWNTIKSDYEFYNTLALTRIDKKEDLIGDIYNNALLTKALLLNTSIKIRTRILSSGDSTLINMYSSWIAKKAQLTNALSMSNDQLLENNVNPAQLVQEMEALEKQLSLKSEVFDEGVDNKVITWQDVKAVLGENEKGVEIVRFRYFDHDFTDSVMYAVIYVDNEKRSKPKLVLLRNGAALEGRYMKLYRNSIKFKIEDEYSYDQFWKPIVEAVGQTSTIYLSADGVYNQINLEAIPTGDGKYVLDNSNIILVSNTRDLVNRSKKKKAQAPAENLALMFGDPIYYVKSEGATAGNENLAKSIGMSEVQRLPGTHEEVVELKKLLNDNGWKTQDYLELKAGEDQVKSMKSPKVFHIATHGFFQPAIEENNIFAGLNESKAYDNPLLRSGLLMAGAGDILNESAYNYNSQSGILTAYEAMNLNLDQTDLVVLSACETGLGEMEAGEGVYGLQRAFLVAGAKTIIMSLFKVSDEATQQLMVKFYQKWITTGDKRRAFIDAKKEIRNEYRDPIYWGPFVMIGLD, translated from the coding sequence ATGAAAAATTCATTCAAGCATTTACTTTCCCTTATTGTCTTTTTGATTTTGGCCGGGCCAAATGGTGACGTTTTTGCCCAGAACTGGCCCAAACTATTTAAGAAAGCCAATGACTCTTACGCCGTTGGCGACTACCCCAAGGCCAAAAAGTCGGCCGGTAAAATTGTCAAGAAAACTACCAAAAAATTGGGAGCAGAGAACAAGTACCTGGCAAGTGCCCTGGTGCTTGAGGCTCAAATAGACTGGGCTGCCGGGCTGCACAAAGACATGGCGGATAAAATAAGCCGGGGTGTGGCCATGAGCGCCAAGGTAAATGGTGAAACGTCGGTGGATCATGGTCTTCTTCTCTATGAAGCTGCCCATGTTTGGGCAGACTATGGGCACTTCGTCAACGCCCAGGATCTTCTTACTAAAGCGAGGGCTGTATTGGAGGCAAGTGGTGCTTCCAATGACGAAATGAAAATAAAGCTGGCCTTGCTCCAAACTAGAATACTGAAGGGAAAGGGGTTTTATGCCGATGTAGTCAAATATATCAACGGCAACCTTGCAAGTACGCAAACTGCTTACCAGTCAGCTGCTGGCAAAGAGCTTATTGCCAGCCTAAAAGGTGCCTATGGTGAATTGTTAATGCACAAGGCTGATGCATTCCGACTCATGGGAGACTATATCAGATCAGACTCTGCCTTTATTTTCACCCAGCAATGGATTGGAAAAGAGCTTGGCAAAAACCCGCTTATTTACAGTCAAACGCTTTACCTCAATGCAAAGCTGCTGGAGGAAAATGGAATCGATCCCTCTGCCCTGCCCGCCCTGTATGAGGACGCCCTTAAAAATACAATGCGGATTCATTCAGCATCGCACATTGCCAGGCTGGACATGATGGAAAGCCTTATTCGCTCTTATTGGAGAATAGACAACTATTCAAAAACCAGCAATAACACCAACCAGTTCAGGGCTATCCTTAACAAAAGCTTTGACAAAGAGAGCTTGAACAGAGCTCGGCTTGAAACCCTACCGATGGACATTAACGCACCAAGCACGAAGGTATTCGGCCAGGAAAAAGATGCTGCCTCTAAGGCGTACGGTAACCTTTACCCGGAAATTCACCCTGAGAGACGAAGGATACTTGAATTTGCCTACCGTGCTGCCCAACTGAATAATAATGCGGAAAATGCGGAAAAGTACCTTCTCGATATCCTAAAAATCGAAAAAGACATGCTCGGTGCCGATGCACCTGAGTACCACCTTTCCAGGGTAATGCAAGCCAACTACCTCGTTGAATACTCCGACAAGTTTGCCGAAGCAAAGAAAATATATGATGAGAGCTTCCATGGAGTGATCGAAAAGGAATTCTCTCAAGGCCATGTTGAGTACGTGAATATCCTCAACCACCTGGCGCAGTTTTACGAGGAAAATGACGATTTCAGCAACGCATCAAAAACACTTGACAAAGCACTGAATGTGTCTCGTGTGAAATACGATAACAAGGATGTGAATTATGGTGTCGAGTTAGACAAGATTGCCTCCCTCCAAATGAACATTGGAGAATATGAGAAAGCAGAAAAAAACATTCAGGAAGCAACCAATATCCTCGCCAAACCTTCCTCCCTTGAGGAAACACTTCACTATACCAACCTATTGACTACCAAAGCGAGATTAATGGTTATTCAAGGCCTCTACGACGAGGCAGAAGGCCTCCTTTTCGAGTCAGAACGAATCAAAATTAAGAGTGGATTGAACCGATTGGGCTCTGCCGGGCAAAACACGGAAGACCTTGCTGAACTGTACTATCATTTGGGTAGATATAGTGACGCAACCGATTTGGTAGATAAATACCTGAAGAATACAGAAAAACAGTTTGGCGCCACAAGCAGGCACCTTTTGCGCCCATTGGTTTTGAAGGCACAATTGAAGTTGGCTGCCGGTGAGTATACCGATGCGGAGTCGTTCGCAAGAAGATCTCTTAATATAGCAACGGCTGTGTTTCCGGCCTCTTCCTCCAAGCTGGCCAGCAGCCTGATAACCTTATCCCGGCTCTACACAACAATTGGAGACTACGAAAAAGCGGAGCAATTTATCTCCCAAGCCATCGCTAACCAGGAAAAGCAGTTCGGAAGGGGACATGTAGATGTTGGCCGGTCGCTGGCACAGTTGGGAATGATTAAATTTTACGACGGCGCCAGTTTCAAGCAGCAACAAGACTTGCTAGTTGAGGCAGAAAAAATCGTTGGAACCAAGCTGGGAAGTAAAAACCCGCTCTATGCTGAAGTATTGAAAGATTTGGCCACTGTGAGTATTTACGCTGGCGAATATGACATTTCCCTGCAGTATCTTGAGGAGGCATGGACAATCTGGAAAGACCGAATAGGAAAGCGGAATAACGTTAATGCTGCTGTGGTCAACACGCTGAAAGGTGACATCCAGTACCAGAAAAGGCAATACGACAGGGCAGACAATTTTTACCAGGATGCCCTAAAGACGTACGCCAAATTTTTCTCCACCTCTCACCCCGAATATGTGAAAGTTTTGTCGAAGCTGGCAAAAACTTACTACATGAATGGAGATATCAGAAAGGCTCAGAACACGATTGAGGAGACACTGGGCAACTATCAGGAGTTCATAAAGACCTACTTCCCTGCATTGAGCGAAAGAGAAAAGGCCAAGTTTTGGAACACCATTAAGTCCGACTATGAGTTCTACAACACACTGGCACTGACCAGGATAGACAAGAAAGAAGACCTGATCGGCGATATTTATAACAACGCCCTGCTTACAAAAGCACTCCTGCTGAATACATCAATAAAAATCAGAACCCGTATCCTTTCCAGCGGCGACAGCACGTTGATAAATATGTACAGCAGCTGGATAGCCAAAAAAGCCCAGCTGACCAATGCCCTGTCTATGTCAAACGATCAGCTACTGGAAAACAATGTGAACCCGGCTCAACTGGTACAAGAGATGGAAGCATTGGAGAAACAGCTCAGCTTAAAGTCAGAAGTATTCGATGAAGGCGTTGACAACAAGGTTATTACCTGGCAAGATGTAAAAGCTGTCTTAGGCGAGAATGAAAAGGGGGTCGAAATTGTGAGATTCCGTTATTTCGACCATGATTTTACTGACTCAGTCATGTACGCTGTCATCTATGTCGACAATGAAAAGCGCAGCAAGCCGAAACTGGTGCTACTAAGGAATGGCGCTGCCCTCGAAGGCAGGTACATGAAACTGTATCGAAACAGTATTAAGTTTAAAATCGAAGATGAGTATTCGTATGATCAGTTCTGGAAACCTATCGTTGAAGCTGTAGGGCAAACATCTACAATCTACCTCTCCGCCGACGGTGTTTATAACCAAATCAATTTGGAGGCGATACCGACTGGTGATGGTAAATACGTCCTCGACAATTCCAACATTATCCTTGTAAGTAATACGAGAGATCTTGTAAACAGGAGCAAGAAAAAGAAAGCACAAGCACCCGCTGAAAACCTGGCATTGATGTTTGGAGACCCGATTTATTATGTAAAGTCAGAGGGCGCAACTGCCGGAAACGAGAACTTAGCAAAAAGCATTGGCATGAGTGAAGTACAGCGACTTCCCGGCACCCATGAAGAAGTGGTTGAACTCAAAAAACTGCTTAACGATAATGGCTGGAAAACGCAGGACTACCTCGAACTCAAGGCGGGTGAAGACCAGGTGAAATCAATGAAAAGCCCAAAAGTATTCCACATTGCCACACACGGGTTCTTCCAGCCGGCGATTGAAGAAAACAATATATTTGCAGGACTCAACGAGTCGAAAGCTTACGACAACCCGTTGCTTCGATCTGGGCTGCTGATGGCCGGAGCTGGCGACATATTGAACGAAAGCGCCTACAACTACAACAGCCAAAGCGGCATCCTAACTGCCTATGAGGCCATGAACCTCAATCTGGATCAAACGGATTTGGTAGTACTGAGTGCCTGCGAAACAGGGCTTGGTGAAATGGAAGCTGGAGAAGGGGTGTATGGACTGCAGAGAGCCTTCCTGGTTGCCGGAGCCAAAACAATCATCATGAGTTTGTTCAAAGTATCTGATGAGGCCACACAGCAGCTGATGGTGAAGTTTTACCAGAAGTGGATCACCACCGGAGATAAACGCAGGGCTTTCATTGATGCTAAAAAAGAGATAAGGAATGAGTACCGTGACCCGATTTACTGGGGACCTTTTGTAATGATAGGGTTAGATTAA